AAGTTAAATCCTAACTAATCCCTTATAAACACAACACATACCTCATAAAACCTTAGCAGTGCCTCAAGGTTGTAGATCACTACCCACATTTTACTGCACAGCCTAACCTACCTTGTGGCTTGTGGTGGGGTGGTGTTGGCTGTCATGATGTGCAATTGAGTGTTGTAAGGAGTTTTTATGCGTGTACTGGTTTTGTGTGGTGACAAATGGCACCCGGTTTCCTTAACTCGGGATGGGTTGTTGGGTCTTCGTAGTGGTCCTTTTGAGTTTGAGTTTCTAGAGGATCCAGGTGATTGGTCTAGAAGCAAGATGGATGATTATCCGCTTATTGTTTTTTCTAAGGCTAATCAACGAACGGAAGAGGATCCTGAACCTTGGGCGACGGAGGAGATCGGTAAGGATTTTGTTGATTATGTGCGTCAAGGCAATGGTTTGTTGGTTTTGCATTCGGGTACGGCTTTGTATGATGAGTGTCCTTCGTTGTGTAGTTTGATGGGTGGGGTTTTTGCGGGCCATCCAGCCCCGTGTCCTGTTACGGTTGAACCGCATGTTGGTCATGATTTGGTGATTGATAGTGTTGGTTTTACGTTGCTTGATGAGCATTACCAGATGACTATGAGTGATCCTGATGTTGATCTTTTCCTTGAAGCTTCTTCTGAGCATGGTGTTCAGCCAGCTGGTTGGACTAGGCGTGAGGGTAAGGGTCGTGTTTGTGTTCTTGTGCCTGGTCATTTTCCAAATATTTGGAGTCATCCTTCGTACCAGGTGTTGTTACGTAACACCCTAAACTGGTGCGTAGAGGAAAACGAATGGAGGAAATCTTAATGAACCTACCCCGTCGCCGGCTCGGCAAAACCGAGCTAGACATTCCCGTAATCCCGTTCGGTACACAAGGTTTTGGGAATAACTTTGGTCCCGTTTCAGATGAGGAAGCCATCGCTCTTATCAAGCACGCAATCTCTCTCGGCGTAAACCACTTCGACTGCGCTCGCTGTTACGGTGACTCCTTGAGAAAGCTAGGTTTAGCTCTTAGAGAGATTCCTCGCGAGGACGTTATCATCACAGGTCGTCTCTGCTGTCACTCAGGTGAACAATGGGGGTTTTACGGTAAAGGCGAACCCGACTACTCATCAGATCGGGTTGTTCGTGACATTGAGGATCAACTCCAGATCCTTGGTACTGATTATTTTGACGGCATGCTCATACACGATCCACTAACAATCGAGCCTACCCTTGCCAAAGGAGGTACTTTAGAGGGCTTATTGTCGTTAAAGGGCCGCGGCCTAGTGCGTAACGTCGGTTTTGGAATGAAGCCACACGAGTTTCATCTAGCCGCAATAGCGACTGGCGATGTGGATTTTATGCTTTGCTTCAATGATTTCAATTTGGTACGCACCACGGCCACTGAAAAGCTACTGCCGGCAGCTACCGAGGCAGACATCGGGATAATGAACGGCTGGTCGATCCTAAGGGGATTACTAACCGGTATAGATATAGACGAATTTCGCAAAAAAGGTCGTTATGAAAACGATCCTGATGTTGGCGCTGCAACGAAAATTCTTAACTGGTGCCGAGAAGAAGACGTCAATTTGCTGCAGTTGGCCATACAATTCTGTTTGGACGAACAACGCATACATGGAAATCCAATTGGCAGTTTGAACGTCGAGCAGCTAGAAAGTAACGTTCAAGCGGCAAGCACACCCATGGATGAGGGCGTCATGGCAAAATTTACCGCGCAATTCGGTACTTCCTCCTAAAACCTTGTCTTTGTAGAGGGTATTCTTGTCAGGAGTAAAACTACGCTGTTATCCGCACGCTTTGAGATTGTGACGGTATTATGATTCGGTCGACGGACTAATTCTGGTAAGGTCACACTGCTCGAAGGAGTCCAGCCGAGGCATGCAATTGCCTTTTGCAAACTTAACTTTGGTGCAATCTGGCAGATTAGCAAGCAATTAAAAGCCCTAACGGGCTGTTGACCCAAGAGAATTTGGGAGGGAATATAGCGTCATGTATACGATCGGAATCGACTTCGGCACTCTTTCTGCGAGGGCGTTACTTGTGGATGTGCGGGATGGCCAAGAGGTTGCCACGGCAGTTTATGACTACTCTAATGGGGTAATTGATAAACACCTACCTGGTAGTACTGACAACCTACCGCCCGACTGGGCCCTTCAGGACCCTCTTGACTACATTAAGTCTATTACGACCACCGTCCCAGCTGTACTTACCGAGAGCGGTATTGACCCAGAGAACATAATCGTCTTGGCAATAGATTTTACGGCCTGTACCATGTTACCAACCAAAGCTGATGGAACCCCACTGCGCGCTCTAGAGTCCTGGCAAGATCGACCTCACGCCTGGGTGAAGCTATGGAAGCATCATGCCGCACAATCTCAGGCCGACCGGATCAATCAAACTGCCCGATCGATGGGCGAAACTTGGCTTGATCGTTACGGCGGGAAGATAAGCAGTGAGTGGTTTTTCGCGAAGGCCTTGCAGATCCTGGAAGAAGACCCTGAACTTTATCAAGCAGCTGACCGGTTGCTTGAAGCAACCGACTGGGTGATCTGGCAGTTAACAGGAATAGAAGTTCGTAACGCCTGCACTGCCGGGTATAAGGCAATGGTTCAAAACGGTGACTACCCTTCTGCAGAGTACTTTGCGGCGTTAAACGTTGACTTCGCTAACGTTGTTGACGAGAAGATGACGAGAGAGTTTGCTCCCCTTGGCCAGCGTGCTGGTGGTCTTACTCAGGTGCTGGCTGATGCCACTGGGTTAAAGCCAGGTATCGCGGTTGCCGTGGCTAATGTCGACGCTCATGTTACGGCCCCAGCCGTCAAGGCGACTGGTCCTGGAGCAATGGTCATGATTATGGGCACCTCAACTTGTCACATTATGTCGGCTCATGAAGTAGAAAATGTTGACGGGATGTGCGGTGTGGTCGATGGGGGTGTTGTCCCAGGATTGTACGGGTATGAAGCAGGTCAGAGCGGCGTTGGCGATATTTTTGCGTGGTATGTCGACCATGCGGTACCACCGGAGTACCACCAAGCCGCTCTAGATGCCGGTCTTGGAATCCATGAGTATCTCGAGAGCGAAGCTGCAAAACAGGCAGTTGGGCAACATGGACTTATCGCTCTAGACTGGTGGAATGGTAATCGTTCGACATTGGTGGATGTTGACCTGAGCGGTCTGATGATAGGTATGACCCTTGCCACCAGAGCTCCTGATATTTACCGGGCGTTAATTGAAAGTACCGCCTTCGGTACACGTGAAATCATTGAGGCTTTCGAGGTAAGAGGAGTTCCCGTCAACGAATTGATTGCTGCTGGTGGCCTTCCTGAAAAGAACGCTCTATTACGGCAAATTTATGCTGATGTTACAGGTCGTACCTTAAAATTAGCTGGGTCAGCACAGTCACCTGCTCTTGGTTCAGCCATGCACGCTGCTGTAGCAGCAGGATACTATCCAGACATTCAGGAGGCGGCTGAAAAGATGGGCAAGATAAAAGATGATGTGGTCAACCCAATTCCCGAGAATAGCGCTGTATACGACAGGATCTACAGTGAATACAAGGCCCTCTATGACACCTTTGGTAGAGGAGGAAATGATGTCATGAAGCGCCTCCGCAAAATCCGCCATGAAGTACTTACCGCGGATGGACAAAAAGATGAAGACTGAAACAAACAAGGTCCTACGTGAAGAGGTTTGCCAACTCCATCACGAGCTTCCCCGCAATAATCTTGTTAGTTGGACCAGTGGAAACATTAGTGGGCGAGAGTTAGGGCGCAATTCAATGGTAATAAAGCCAAGCGGGCTTTTATTTGAAGAGCTTCAACCAAACTCAATGTGCACGGTTGATATTGAGACGTTAGAGTGTGACGACAAGTATAAGCCATCGTCTGATACAGCGACCCATGCCCACATATATCAGCATATGCCCGAGATTGGCGGTATTGTTCACACCCACAGTGCATACGCCACTGCTTTTTCCGCACTCGGTCGGGAAATCCCCTGTTTCCTTACGGCTATGGCTGACGAATTTGGTGGACCTATACCTTGTGGCGGATTTGCCCTTATTGGCGGCGAAGAGATAGGACGGGAAGTTGTGAGGGTGTTAACCGGTCACAGCTCACCCGCGGTGCTCCTCCAGAATCATGGTGTGTTCGCTTTAGGTAAAACACCAAGGGATGCAGTAAAGGCCGCAGTGATGTGTGAAGATGTAGCTCGAACCACCTACCTGGCGTTGCGACTAGGTGAACCGTTACAAATTTCATCCGAAGACATCAAAAAACTCCATCACCGGTATACCCACGTCTATGGGCAGAAGGATCCCGAGTGAAGAGGAGAATCGAATGAATGTGTTGCCATTTGAATTTGAAAGAATTACTCGACAAACCTGGTGGTCGATCCTGTGCTGAGTCTTGAAACGGTCTCTTACGGGGGTTGGGAAACATGTCATCGCTTAAGCAATAACATTATTGACTTGGTTATCACTGGAGATGTTGGACCTCGTGTGATCCGCCTTGGGTTTGTCAATGAAGAGAACCTTTTTTGTGAGGTGGCAGATGATCTTGGCAAGACTCTAGGGCAACAGTGGAGAATGTTTGGTGGCCACCGCTTTTGGCACGCCCCTGAAGATCAAGAGCGTACTTACCAACCGGATAACACCCCAGTTGAAGTTAATGAGTGTGATGGGGTTATACACGTGGTGCAATCTCCAGAGTCTGCCACGGGTCTACAAAAAGAGATCGACATTGCAATGTCTGTTGATTCAACTCACGTTCGAATTACTCACAGGTTAGTCAACCATGGAATGTGGGATGTCACCTTAGCACCCTGGGCACTCTCAGTAATGAAAACTGGTGGGGCAGGTGTTGTGCCGTTACCGCCGCGAGGACAGCATCCGGAAAATCTGTTGCCAGCTAACACCTTAACCATGTGGCCCTACACCGACATGGCCGATTCGCGATGGACCTGGGGAACTCGTTACATACTTCTTCGTCAGGACCAATTAGCAGAAAGCCCACAGAAATTCGGCGCTCAAGTTCCTGATGGATGGGTTGCCTACGTAGTGGACGGTAATGCCTTCGTGAAGATTTTCGAGCACGATAACAGAGGTAAATACCCAGATCTCGGAAGCGCGATTGAGTTGTTCACTAACGACTTTATGCTCGAGCTTGAAACCCTTGCGCCACTCCGCACCCTCGAAGCTGGAGGGACCTCTGAGCACACTGAAGATTGGTTTGTCTTCAGTGGGGTTGAGTTGCCCAAAGGAGATAACGATGTCGAAAAAAACCTACTTCCTCTCGTCAAAAAAGCAAAACTTGCAGTAGGAAGATTGTGATTGCGAGACCGAAATTATGAAGGCCGTACGGCTACATGGCCCGAGAGATCTCCGAGTTGAGGATGTACCACCGCCCTCACCACCGGGTCCCGGAGAGGCCCTTTTACGAGTTGGTGCAGTAGGGATATGCGGTTCTGATCTCCACTCTTATACTGATGGGCGCATAGGCGATACGGAGTATAAGTCCCCCGGAATTCTTGGACACGAGTTCATGGGTACGATCGTTGCTGTTGGAGAGGGTGCGCTTGATGGAAACTATTTGCCACTTCAGATTGGTAGTCGCGTAGCAGTTGACCCTGCAGTTCCTAATGAGCATCATGAGCTTTTCGAGAAGGGGCACCCTAACCTCGTGCCGAAAGCTTTTTACGGTCTATACCCTGATGATGGTGCGTTACGCGAATCCATGGTCGTAAACTCCCGGAATTGTTTCCCAATTTCGTCTGCTACTAGCGATGGCGCTGGTACCCTCCTAGAAACTCTCGGCGTGGCTCTTCACGCGGTTGATCTAGGACGCCTGAAGGTAGCGGAGACTGTTGCTGTCATCGGTTGTGGCCCTGTAGGGCTGCTAATCCTTAAGCTGGCGGAACTCTCAGGTGCCTCAAAAATATTTGGGTTTGACCTCCACCAGTGGCGGGTCAATAAAGCGCGTTCTTGGGGAGCAACACAGGCTTGGCGTGTTGAGCCAGGTTTTGACCCAGCTGCTGCCATTGAGGAAGTGACAAGTGGTCGTGGTGTTGACGTGGTTTTTGAGGCTGCCTGGGCTGACGATAGCGTAGCTGTGGCTGGCAATATGGTGCGGCCTGGCGGCAGGTTGGTATTGGTCGGGATTCCAGGTGACGATCGGCTAGTGCTGAACCACTCAACGTTCCGGCGTAAAGGCCTCACTATTTTCATGTCACGCCGTATGAA
This genomic interval from Trueperaceae bacterium contains the following:
- a CDS encoding L-ribulose-5-phosphate 4-epimerase codes for the protein MDKKMKTETNKVLREEVCQLHHELPRNNLVSWTSGNISGRELGRNSMVIKPSGLLFEELQPNSMCTVDIETLECDDKYKPSSDTATHAHIYQHMPEIGGIVHTHSAYATAFSALGREIPCFLTAMADEFGGPIPCGGFALIGGEEIGREVVRVLTGHSSPAVLLQNHGVFALGKTPRDAVKAAVMCEDVARTTYLALRLGEPLQISSEDIKKLHHRYTHVYGQKDPE
- a CDS encoding alcohol dehydrogenase translates to MKAVRLHGPRDLRVEDVPPPSPPGPGEALLRVGAVGICGSDLHSYTDGRIGDTEYKSPGILGHEFMGTIVAVGEGALDGNYLPLQIGSRVAVDPAVPNEHHELFEKGHPNLVPKAFYGLYPDDGALRESMVVNSRNCFPISSATSDGAGTLLETLGVALHAVDLGRLKVAETVAVIGCGPVGLLILKLAELSGASKIFGFDLHQWRVNKARSWGATQAWRVEPGFDPAAAIEEVTSGRGVDVVFEAAWADDSVAVAGNMVRPGGRLVLVGIPGDDRLVLNHSTFRRKGLTIFMSRRMKHTYPRAIALAESETLDLDDLVSHRFELERATEAFELNESYGKGVHKIVIEVDK
- a CDS encoding ribulokinase — translated: MYTIGIDFGTLSARALLVDVRDGQEVATAVYDYSNGVIDKHLPGSTDNLPPDWALQDPLDYIKSITTTVPAVLTESGIDPENIIVLAIDFTACTMLPTKADGTPLRALESWQDRPHAWVKLWKHHAAQSQADRINQTARSMGETWLDRYGGKISSEWFFAKALQILEEDPELYQAADRLLEATDWVIWQLTGIEVRNACTAGYKAMVQNGDYPSAEYFAALNVDFANVVDEKMTREFAPLGQRAGGLTQVLADATGLKPGIAVAVANVDAHVTAPAVKATGPGAMVMIMGTSTCHIMSAHEVENVDGMCGVVDGGVVPGLYGYEAGQSGVGDIFAWYVDHAVPPEYHQAALDAGLGIHEYLESEAAKQAVGQHGLIALDWWNGNRSTLVDVDLSGLMIGMTLATRAPDIYRALIESTAFGTREIIEAFEVRGVPVNELIAAGGLPEKNALLRQIYADVTGRTLKLAGSAQSPALGSAMHAAVAAGYYPDIQEAAEKMGKIKDDVVNPIPENSAVYDRIYSEYKALYDTFGRGGNDVMKRLRKIRHEVLTADGQKDED